The Anas platyrhynchos isolate ZD024472 breed Pekin duck chromosome Z, IASCAAS_PekinDuck_T2T, whole genome shotgun sequence genome includes a window with the following:
- the LOC140000818 gene encoding uncharacterized protein yields the protein MESPESPFSIPSNLSFIPDGLIVQRLLLLRGDGCGGRVARTPTQGGTGGAGQLVEVRSLRAAGGQQHGDRSVPGGGSRAGGGLGALFWLPGVLGALDVWLPGVLGALEVHLRAVVELAGRTRFQESQVLQVLLAARLQHDGNEALHKAQRVALQQRLQLPHQGLLIQPAAAQPSDDGGLQHVLVPPGSVKQLPGLLSHPGAQRTEDFQVLPEEGRPFLGQEASQGRLGHRLCSPLLVLLAVVFGLCVGGKLHLQEVVFRPDGVADGGDALPAEGAGAASLGPAHDAPEAEAVQTGEGVAGLLGGPLAHRAGDVLGLTGHGVGSLQRAGESCRWGAASPGWRRCHRCCVLQEGERPGSVAVPERAAAVPRPLSRTKPQAQPRGTCPRTAHLHCCEHSPHSPGCLSQAGPGKRRHWLWGWALRAAANSPAAQLQQLLSGDPCSALQASHTRSAGVQARARLGQALPAPQDKRRGP from the exons atggagtctcctgaatcacccttctctATTCCCTCTAACCTCTCTttcattcctgatggcctcatcgttcaGA GGCTTCTCCTGCTCCGCGGGGATGGGTGCGGTGGGCGGGTGGCCAGGACCCCCACGCAGGGCGGCACcggaggtgctgggcagctcgTCGAGGTCAGAAGCCTCcgggctgctggaggacagcAGCATGGTGACAGGAGTgtcccggggggaggcagcagggctgggggtggcctcggggctctcttctggctcccag gtgtcttgggagccctcgatgtttggctcccaggtgtcttgggagccctcgaggtCCACCTCAGGGCCGTTgtagagctggctggcaggacgCGGTTCCAGGAATCCCAGGTCCTCCAGGTACTCCTCGCTGCACGTCTGCAGCATGATGGAAATGAGGCGCTGCACAAAGCTCAGCGTGTGGCCCTGCAGCAACGGTTGCAGCTCCCGCACCAAggcctgctcatccagcccgcAGCGGCACAGCCAAGCGATGACGGTGgcctccagcatgtcctggtcccaccaggcagcgtCAAACAGCTCCCTGGCTTGCTGTCGCACCCAGGAGCGCAGCGGACCGAGGACTTCCAGGTGCTCCCTGAAGAGGGCCGCCCATTCCTCGGGCAGGAGGCCTCTcagggcaggctggggcaccggctctgcagccccctgctcgtccTGCTGGCTGTCGTCTTCGGCCTCTGCGTCGGGGGCaagctgcacctccaggaagtCGTCTTCCGCCCAGATGGAGTAGCGGATGGAGGTGatgcgctgcctgcagagggggcaggtgctgcttctcttggCCCAGCGCATGATGCACCCGAAGCAGAAGCGGTGCAGACAGGGGAGGGTgtagctgggctccttgggggccccctggcacacagggcaggtgacGTCCTGGGCCTCACTGGCCATGGCGTCGGctcgctgcagcgggctggggagagctgcagatggggagctgcttcccctggctggcgccgctgccacaggtgctgtgtgctgcaagaaggagagaggccagggtcagtggctgtgccggagcgggcagcggcagtgccccggcccctcagcaggacaaaaccccaagcccagccccggggcacgtgtccccgcacagctcacctgcactgctgcgagcactccccgcacagccccggctgcctgagccaggcagggccggggaaacGCAGGCACTGGCTGTGGGGATgggcactgagagcagctgccaACAGCCCcgcagcacagctccaacaactcCTCTCCGGAGATCCTTGCTCGGCACTCCAAGCCTCGCACACACGCTCAGCgggagtccaggcacgagccaggctgggccaggctctgccGGCGCCCCAAGATAAGCGGCGAGGGCCGTGA